One genomic region from Erythrobacter mangrovi encodes:
- a CDS encoding saccharopine dehydrogenase family protein — translation MSTVLVIGAGGVSSVCVHKMAMNADIFSDIHLASRTKSKCDTIAASVKQRTGVDVATYEIDAEEVPAMVNLIKKVQPSLVVNLALPYQDLPIMDACLAAGVDYLDTANYEPKDEAKFEYSWQWAYHDRFKQAGIMALLGSGFDPGVTSVFTMWLKKHKLKTIRTLDILDCNGGDHGQAFATNFNPEINIREVTAPARHWENGEFVETPAMARKVEFDFEGVGPKNMYMMYHEELESLAKFNPEMERARFWMTFGDEYIKHLTVLQNVGMTSIEPIKYKGKEIIPLQFLAAVLPKPETLGETTKGNTNIGCIATGEALDGSGEKTFYIKNICSHEAAYEETGNQAVSYTTGVPAMIGSAMVVQGLWKGDGVFNVEEMDPDPFMDMLNKHGLPWTVEELDGPVNF, via the coding sequence ATGTCGACAGTCCTCGTGATCGGTGCCGGCGGCGTCAGTTCGGTATGCGTGCACAAGATGGCGATGAACGCCGATATCTTCAGCGATATCCACCTTGCCAGCCGTACCAAGTCCAAATGCGATACGATCGCCGCCAGCGTGAAGCAGCGCACCGGCGTCGACGTTGCGACCTATGAGATCGACGCCGAGGAAGTCCCGGCGATGGTCAATCTGATCAAGAAGGTCCAGCCCAGCCTGGTGGTGAACCTTGCGCTGCCATACCAGGACCTGCCAATCATGGATGCCTGCCTCGCGGCGGGCGTCGATTACCTCGACACTGCCAATTACGAACCAAAGGACGAGGCCAAGTTCGAATATAGCTGGCAGTGGGCCTATCACGACCGTTTCAAGCAAGCGGGCATCATGGCGCTGCTGGGGTCGGGCTTCGACCCGGGTGTCACCAGCGTCTTCACCATGTGGCTCAAGAAGCACAAGCTGAAGACCATCCGCACGCTCGACATCCTCGATTGCAATGGCGGCGACCACGGCCAGGCTTTCGCCACCAACTTCAACCCCGAGATCAATATTCGCGAAGTGACCGCGCCCGCGCGGCATTGGGAGAACGGCGAGTTCGTCGAGACCCCGGCGATGGCCAGGAAGGTCGAATTCGACTTCGAGGGCGTCGGTCCCAAGAACATGTACATGATGTACCACGAGGAGCTCGAGAGCCTCGCGAAGTTCAACCCCGAGATGGAGCGTGCACGCTTCTGGATGACCTTCGGTGACGAGTACATCAAGCACCTCACCGTGCTGCAGAACGTCGGCATGACCTCGATCGAGCCGATCAAGTACAAGGGCAAGGAAATCATCCCGCTGCAGTTCCTCGCCGCCGTACTACCCAAGCCCGAAACGCTGGGCGAGACGACCAAGGGTAACACCAATATCGGCTGCATTGCGACCGGCGAAGCGCTCGATGGGTCGGGCGAAAAGACCTTCTACATCAAGAATATCTGTTCGCATGAAGCGGCCTATGAAGAGACCGGCAACCAGGCGGTTTCCTATACCACCGGCGTCCCCGCGATGATCGGCAGCGCCATGGTGGTGCAGGGCCTGTGGAAGGGCGACGGCGTGTTCAACGTCGAAGAAATGGATCCCGATCCGTTCATGGACATGCTCAACAAGCACGGCCTGCCGTGGACGGTCGAGGAACTGGACGGGCCGGTAAACTTCTGA
- a CDS encoding threonine ammonia-lyase, with the protein MPTREGVLEATAKIAEVVPPTPLLPIEIRDVKCWVKAEMLQPVGAFKVRGAWHRLSALTEEERKRGVVAASSGNHAQGVAWAAKKLGTPAVIVMPHNAPQVKLDATRSHGAEVVLYQRPGEDRDELASRLVAERDAVLVHAFSDPWVIEGQGSAGIEAEAQLGRTPTRFIVCCGGGGLTAGLSLACPESAIHLVEPVGWDMVGQALATGEIVRAAADAPKTICDALQPDATKPLNLAILKDRAEPGVAVTDDEVLAAQRFAFSKLRLVVEPGGAAALAAALAGKVPLDEGTVIMMTGGNVDPRAYAATIADA; encoded by the coding sequence ATGCCTACCCGTGAAGGTGTACTCGAAGCGACAGCCAAGATCGCGGAGGTTGTTCCACCTACTCCACTGCTCCCCATCGAAATCCGTGACGTTAAGTGCTGGGTAAAGGCCGAGATGTTGCAGCCGGTCGGAGCGTTCAAGGTCCGCGGTGCCTGGCATAGGTTGTCCGCGCTTACCGAAGAGGAGCGCAAGCGTGGCGTGGTCGCCGCATCCTCGGGCAACCACGCCCAGGGGGTGGCATGGGCAGCCAAGAAGCTAGGCACTCCTGCTGTCATCGTCATGCCGCACAACGCACCGCAGGTTAAGCTTGACGCGACCCGATCTCACGGCGCCGAAGTGGTGCTTTATCAACGCCCTGGCGAAGATCGCGATGAACTAGCATCAAGGCTCGTCGCAGAGCGCGATGCGGTGCTGGTCCATGCCTTCAGCGATCCTTGGGTGATCGAAGGTCAAGGCAGCGCGGGCATCGAGGCCGAAGCACAGCTAGGCCGCACCCCCACGCGCTTCATCGTCTGCTGCGGCGGCGGAGGGCTCACTGCAGGTCTCTCGCTTGCCTGCCCGGAAAGTGCGATCCACCTTGTCGAGCCGGTTGGCTGGGACATGGTCGGCCAAGCGTTGGCGACGGGCGAAATCGTACGGGCGGCCGCTGATGCGCCCAAGACCATCTGCGACGCCCTGCAACCTGACGCCACGAAGCCACTCAACCTTGCCATCTTGAAGGATCGCGCCGAACCCGGCGTGGCCGTGACCGATGACGAGGTTCTTGCCGCACAACGCTTCGCCTTTTCCAAGCTACGGCTGGTGGTCGAACCGGGTGGCGCAGCGGCGCTGGCGGCGGCGCTGGCGGGCAAGGTACCGTTGGACGAGGGCACCGTGATCATGATGACCGGGGGCAATGTCGACCCGCGGGCCTATGCCGCGACGATTGCCGACGCCTAG
- a CDS encoding MAPEG family protein gives MQAQMLAPAAVLVAWSLVMLFWMAGTRLPAMKKAGITMDGEPGGRGQDLEGRIDSRVNWKAHNYAHLMEQPTIFYPAVVILALMGPAQWDVLLAWTYVGLRIVHSIYQATTNKVNTRFLIFLLATLVLTALAIRAVMVTLFAYPGVLA, from the coding sequence ATGCAAGCCCAGATGCTCGCGCCGGCGGCGGTCCTCGTCGCTTGGTCGCTCGTAATGCTGTTCTGGATGGCCGGGACCCGCCTTCCGGCGATGAAGAAGGCCGGGATTACCATGGACGGCGAGCCCGGCGGACGTGGACAGGATTTGGAGGGCCGGATCGATTCCAGGGTCAACTGGAAGGCGCATAATTACGCTCACCTGATGGAGCAGCCGACGATCTTCTATCCGGCCGTGGTGATCCTCGCACTCATGGGGCCGGCACAGTGGGATGTGCTGCTGGCCTGGACCTATGTCGGACTGCGCATCGTGCACTCGATTTATCAGGCCACCACCAACAAGGTGAACACGCGCTTCCTGATCTTCCTGTTGGCGACCCTGGTGCTCACCGCGCTCGCCATACGGGCGGTGATGGTAACCCTCTTTGCTTATCCAGGAGTTCTCGCATGA
- a CDS encoding MAPEG family protein yields the protein MIESSILQPVVTLAGWTMVMWWWMYITRIPAMSKAGIDGAKMVGSTGASLRGQLPDSVSWKADNYNHLHEAPTVFYAVALVLAVTGQGDGLNALLAWIYVGLRIVHSLVQATANRVLVRFVLFALSSLVLMALVLHAAIFVFNWS from the coding sequence ATGATCGAATCGTCAATCCTCCAGCCGGTCGTCACCCTTGCAGGTTGGACCATGGTCATGTGGTGGTGGATGTACATCACCCGCATTCCGGCCATGTCGAAGGCGGGCATCGATGGCGCCAAGATGGTCGGGTCGACCGGCGCGAGTCTGCGGGGACAACTGCCCGATTCAGTCAGCTGGAAGGCCGACAATTACAACCACCTGCACGAAGCGCCGACAGTGTTCTACGCAGTCGCGCTGGTGCTCGCGGTGACCGGCCAGGGCGATGGTCTCAACGCGCTGCTGGCGTGGATCTACGTCGGGTTGCGTATCGTGCATTCACTGGTGCAAGCGACCGCCAACCGCGTGCTCGTGCGTTTCGTGCTGTTCGCGCTGTCGAGCCTGGTGCTGATGGCCTT